Part of the Paenibacillus sp. YPG26 genome, TAATTTCTTCTTCAATTCCGATACATAACCCCGGGATACATATTCCTTATTCCCTGATTTGAAATACACGCAGAGGTTCCCGTTGAACGATAATTCAAACCGCTCGATCTGATTCAAGTTGCCGATCACCGATTTCGAGAACCGTGTGAATTCATCCGCAAGAATCTCCTCCACTTCATACAGCTTCATTCTCAGCTCTACCCGTTGATTCTGAATGGATGCGAACACCTTCCGATGTTCGGAATACACATAGTCAATTCCACCCGGATCAAGCAGAATCGATTGTTCATCCTCCACTCCAATTAGCCGTTTCACCGTCTTCCCCTGCAGCTTATTCATCAGCAGCGCAAGTTCCGCATTCCATTCCTTCGCTTTGACGGTGATGGTTGTCTCCGTATATTGCTCGTTAATTTCCACTTCAACTTTCATTGTACTCTCACTCCCCGGCCGGTATATGTTCATTATCGCTTATGGGTTATTTCCAAATCTATAGCTTGTGAGCAACCTGTCGATTTCGACGCCTAACCTGCCAATTTACTGTACGAAGTGAATCAAATCAACGCAAAGAAACCGTTCTTCGTCCGAAATGGAGGGATCACCCAACCATTTACGAAAAGAACGGTCTCTATGTCATTCATTATAACTACGGAGCAGTCCAGCATCCGCTTATTCAAGTGAGGGCTGTGACAGCCCTCACCTATAAGAAATTCACGGTATGCCCTACCGCAGCTTACAGCGAACCAGCGGCAAGCCGCTGGATCGAATCTGCTACAGCAGTTCTTTGCGCAGCTGCTCCGGTGACTTCGGTGAGAGCAGGCCAAACGGGATATCGAAGACGGTGTACGCACCGGACTCTCCCTTTTGTGCCAGGCGGTATGCCGCACGGGCATAGGCAACCAGCACGCTGGCCGTGAATTCCGGATTACTGTCCAGCTTCAGGCCGAACTCGATGATCTGGGTATTCCCCTCACCTGTCCGTCCGCTCCGGATAACATGGCCGCCATGCGGCATAGTTCCATGCTCTGCGGCTAGTGTCTCTTCACTTACAAAGTGAACCACAGTCTCATAATCGGCAAAGTAGTTCGGCATAGTACGGATGGTCTCCGCAATCGCTTCACGATCCGCGCCTTCTTCAGCCACTACGTAACATTCACGCAGGTGCTTGTCACGGGTAGACAGCTCCGGGTTCTCCCCACTGCGTACCCGCGCCACCGCTTCCTCACGAGGAATGGTGTACTGGATGCCGTTCTTGACGCCTTGAACACGGCGAATAGCATCGGAATGGCCCTGGCTTACGCCTTTGCCCCAGAAGGTGAACTCGTTACCTTCCGGCAGCACGGCTTCCGCGAGCAGACGGTTCAGGGAGAACAAGCCCGGATCCCAACCGGTAGAAATGACGCTGACCGTTCCCGCCGTACGGGCACTTGCCTGTACTTCCTCATAATACTCGGGAATCCGCGCATGGGTATCGAAGCTGTCAACCGTATGGAACAGCTTCGCCAGAGCCGGACCTTGCTCCGGCAGGTCTGTCGCGGAGCCGCCGCACAGGATCAGCACATCGATTTTTCCTTTATAAGACTCAATATCGTTAATGGACACCATCTGTGTGCCCGACTCTAGTGTTTGGGGATCGCGGCGCGTAAAAATCGCTTCCAGTCGAAGATCAGGATTCTGCCGGATTGCCGCCTCGACGCCACGTCCAAGATTGCCGTAGCCAACGATGCCGATAGAAATAGGTTGGGTCATGGTTATCGTGTCCTCCATTTCAAGTTATGCGGGATTAGATCCAACCGCGTGCGCTCATTGCTTCGCTGATCCGTTTGATGGAGATCATGAAAGCAGCCGTACGCAGATCGGTGCCATGCTCACGGGATAGGGCACGAACTTCATCATAAGAAGCGTACATCCGTTGTGACAGGCGCTCCAATACTTCTTCTTCCGTCCAGTAGAAGTTAGCCAGGTTCTGTACCCACTCGAAGTACGATACAGTAACGCCGCCTGCGTTCGCCAGGATATCAGGAATAACGAGCACGCCTTTCTCCTGCAGAATCTTGTCTGCTTCTGGAGTTGTAGGTCCGTTAGCCGCTTCAGCGATGATGCGGGCTTTGATGTTAGATGCGTTGGCGCCAGTAATTACGTTCTCAAGTGCCGCCGGGATAAGAATATCAACATCCAGCTCAAGCAGCTCTTCATTCGTAATCAGGTAGGATTGACCGTAGTCTGCCAGCTTGGCGTTGTCTTTGAGCTCGTACACTTTCTGCAAGTCAAGACCTTCCGCCTGATACAAGCCCGCTCTGGAGTCGCTGACTGCAACCACTTTACAGCCTTGTTCAGCCAACAGACGGGCAGCAATACGTCCAGCGTTACCGAAGCCTTGTACCGCAACTGTTGCGCCTTCTGGAGAAATGTTAAGCTCCTTGAGTGCAGCGAGTACAGTATATACACAGCCTTGTGCTGTCGCTTCATTCCGTCCTTTGGATCCGCCAAGGATAAGCGGTTTGCCTGTAATGATGCCTGGCGTGTTAACGCCTTTCAGGCGGCTGTATGTATCCATCATCCAGCCCATAATCTCTGGTGTTGTGTAGACATCCGGTGCCGGGATATCTTTGTCCGGTCCGATGAAATCAGCGATAGCTTCCATGAAGCCGCGGCTGACGCGTTCCACTTCGCCCTTGCTCATTGTGCGCGGGTCACAGATTACTCCGCCCTTGCCGCCGCCGTAAGGAAGGCCAACAACGCCGCATTTGAAGGACATCCACATGGACAATGCCTTAACTTCGTCCAGTGTAACGTCCGGGTGGAAGCGGATTCCGCCTTTGCCTGGACCTACAGCATCATTGTGCTGGGAACGGTAGCCTTCGAACACGACCACGCTGCCGTCATCCATCTTCACAGGGAAGTTCACGGTCAATACACGTTTAGGTCTTTTCAGGATATCGGTAACATGCTTCGGAAGATTCAAATAAGAAGCTGCCTCATCAATTTGTTTTTGTACAATTTCAAAGGGGTTTAAGGTCTCTTGTACTTGCTCTACGTTCTCTCTAATGCTCATAAGCTATCAGCCCTTTCATCCATCTAATTTTTTCGATTCACCGCTTTAAAGAGGTCAAAATACATCTTACATCATACGTTAGTTTAGTAAAAGACTTTTTTCGTTGAAATCAGTGAATCTTTTCCATCAGGTTGATACAAAAGATTTATCAGTTACTTGAAGGAATAGTGCACGGATACTTAATTTCAATGTTAATTCTACCCTAATAAGGGCCAAGGTAACGGTTTTTACAGTTGATAACCCGGATATATGATTGTTGATTGGATCGGTGCTCGCAAGAGTATCACCATCGTGATTAGCGTATTTGCTGTTATATTGTGTTTATTACCATTAACAACTTCTTAATCTTCTTATTCATTCTAATGATGATCGTTGGGGAGCACTCACTCAGGTGGAGCTTGGCGCCCCCTCAACAAAGCTATTTGTTGGTATTTCACTTTGGGTCAGCAATTGGCGGATTGGTATTAAACCAAACTGGCTTGTATTCCAGTACAGCTTGGTTTGGGAGTGGAATTGTCATAATTGCGTATCAAGAGAGCACAAGGCTTCGGGCTAGGATAGGGAAAAACTGTGGAGGCACACCCATCAGTACTCGTCCGTATAGCTCTAGTCCAGTCGACGCTGTAGTCAGCGCATGATTGGAGCCGCCTCTGATGTCCCGGAATATTTGAGATAAGCGGTTGGAATCGGCAATCACACTTCCTCCGCTCTCTGCCATTAGCATATCTACGGCTTCCCAGCACAGCATGGCTGCATAGGTCATATCTGTCTGCACCTGTGCCGATTCCTTTAGACTAAACGGTGCTGTATTCTGCACATGACGCTCCAAATTGTCAATGGTTCGACTGATATGAAGATGAGCGGATTCGACCTTCATAGCCGCAAGTCCCACTTTATATTGGATATGGCCCACTGCAGCTTGAGAGCTATGGACAGTCATCGCAATTCCCTTGTGAGGTGCTTTCTGGGCAAAATACTCGACAGCCCCTCTAGCGAGTCCGAGAATCGCGCTTATTCCCGTTGTGATGCTGAGAATGAGCTGTGAGTAAGGCTTGTATCTGTCACGTCCTGCCAGTTCGGCGGGCTGCCAGTCTCCCTGATGGGTGATGGTGATGACATGTCTATCAGGTATAAACACATTTTTGAGTTCCAGACTATTACTTGCGGATCCTTTCAGACTCATCGTATACCAATCGTCAACGATTGTGACCTCACTCATGGGTACAACGGCCAGCATCTCCTCCAAAGCCCTGCCTTCTTGCATGGATTTGGCGTCCTTGAGGCTTAACAGGGCATGGGTTGCATGCTCTGAACCTGAACCGAACCCCCAAAAGCCCTCCTCTACCAAATACCCTCCTTCTACTTTCTTCACGACCGCTTTACGTGCTAACAAGACAGAACAGAATCGCATCTCCTCTACCTGGTTATAGATTGACTCTAATACGTCCGAAGCTAATGATAGGGATGCGTTATAGTTATTTCCGTTAATAATTTGAACGACCCAGCCAACAGAACCATTCCCCTTAGCCACCTCGGAAATAATCTCGACCATAGCACGAATGCTAACCTCATGCCCCCCGTACTCCTTCGGTGTGCCAAGCTTAAACAGCCCCGCATCCGATATTTTCTGAATTACTTCATCAGGAATACGTCGTTCTTCATCGATCATAGTGCCGAACTTCTGCAGATAGGGAACTAACTCGGTAGCACTCTGAAGCAATTGCTGTTCAAAAGCAGTAAGTTGGCATTCAGTACTTAAATTGGCCATTGAAATCCACTCCTTAATTATACATCTGTATATTTAAGATGCATTTATACAATAAATGGTATAATGTATAATTAATTTCAACAACCGATAAAATCTTAAGTTTGTCGATAAACGATACAGAAAGAGGAATCTGTCATGGACAATACAACAACTGAAGATCTTCGGGTCCGAAGAACTCACAAGCTGTTATACAACGCTCTGTTAGAGTTAATGGAGAAACAGCCGTTCGGGAATATAACGGTGAAGCAGATCTGTGATCTAGCGATGGTACATCGAACTACTTTCTACACGCACTTCCAGGATAAATTCGACTTGCTTTCACGCGCTATGCAGCAAATTGCGGAGGAAGAATTTAAGGGCATTGCCGATATATCCTTTTCTCCATCCGATAATTTTAGAGAGTTATTCTCTTTGGCAACGAAACATAAGAAGCTTTTCTCCATTCTGTTAGCCGAAGAGAGGGATTCTTTGAGAAATCTGTTACGAAGAGAGATGGGGAGGGGTATCAGGGAATACTTGACCAAGCATAATTCGATTGAAGAGAATTCCATCGATATGCAAATTAAGATAGAGGCTTACATCGGAGCCGTGCTTGGTGTGATCACCTGGTGGATTGAGAGCAACATGCCGATCGACCACGAAGAGTTGTATGAAAAAATGAATATCTTCTCAGAGTGGAAGTTTGCAGATTAACTTCGTATTTTCTCACCGTGAGTGACTGTTCTATCCTCAGTACTTCAGTGAGTAGTGGCAGCCTATGGGGGCCGGCTGCCGCTTTAGAAGGATTGACTTAGAGCCGGTCGCTCGTATTCGGACTACCATCTTCGCAATCGGTTCGGTAGATGCAACTTGAAAAGGACTCCCTGAGCAATAGCTCAAGAGAGTCCTAGACGTTGAAGCCTATTCGTTAATAAATTTAACCACTTTCAGCATTCTTTCCAGCATAACCGTTCCTTCGGCGCGAGTCGCAGGGGCTCCAGGATGGAGCAATCCGCGCTCATCCCCTTTCAAAATCCCGAGCTGAACTGCCGCGGAGATCGATGGAGCGGCCCAAGCTGAAATGCTGTTCTTATCCGCAAACGATAAAGTCGTTGTCGAATTCGGTACGGAAGCTCCGGCAAATTTCAAAGCACGTTCAAAGATAGCAGCCATCTGCTCACGGGTAATGCGATCTCCAGGCTTGAACTGATCACCTTCGCCTTTAATCAACCCCGCGGATACAGCAATACCTACTTCTTTGTAGAACCAATCCGTCTCCTTCACATCCTTAAAAGATGTAGTTCCGGTACTATCCGATAACCCGAGTGCTCTAACTACCAAACTAGTAAATTCGGCACGAGTTATGTTCAGTTGAGGCCCGAATTTCGTATCCGTTATACCATTAACAAGTAAATGAGAGGCCATCTTGGAGATATTTGCTTCGGCCCAATGACCTTTAATATCAGCAAAAGATTTGGTTCCTGACACCACCGCATACGTGCTGTTGCTCGTGCGATTAATCACGGCTGAGAAACCTGTTGCATCCTTGGTAAAGTAGGTTGGAACCGGAATCAGACTGCCATCCTCATTCACCTTAACAGCTACAGCTTGAGAAGTATCGATCGTTCCACCGATATGAATAGAACGCTGCACATAGATATTGTTGAAGTTGTCGATTTCTTGTCTGGTTCCGTCAGCCTTTACCAGCTCCACGGTGAAGGTTGTCGGCGAACCAAGCAGCGCTAACCCTTTGCCAACAGTCTTCTCGCGAATTTGGTTCTGCTTCTCATCATTGACCTGAGATACGGTTACCACAATCGTATCGAGTTGGCTGCTGCCCAATGCTTTGAGCGGCAGATGATATCCACCAAATGGAGTTGCAACCAGGATGGAGGCCTCGGTGCCCCCCTTCTCTACAATGGCCTTCGACACATCTGCAGGAATGGACACAGCCACCGCCTTAGATTCTTTCACCTCTGGAATGGAGATAACAAATGCCTTAGCGTTCTCTTTGCCGCTTTGAATACCGGCGATTGCCTTCTTACTATCCAGTACGACTTGAGACAATCCGGCAGCAGCCGGTTGAACAGTCACTGCTGAGGAGAGATCGTTAACAACCGTGCCCGCTGGAAGCATTGGATTATTCAATCCTACAGCGGGCGGGTTGGTACTTCCCCCCGGATTCGATGGTGTGGTAGTTGAACCACCTCCGTCACCGCTTCCACCTCCACTACTAGGTGGCGCAGTCACGTTAAAGCTGGCTGTCTTCACATTGGTTCCCTGTCCCGCTACGACCGTATATTGTCCCGCAGGCCACTTCGAATCATTGGCCGGTATGGTTATCGTGTCCTGATAGGCTCCATCCACCACATCCACGACATCGAAGAACAGGTTCAATTGGTTCGGTCCAATGACTTTGATACTGACCGATGACAACGTGGAGACGCCGGAGATCACCAGTGAACTTCCCTGAACCACACTCGCCGGAACCTGTACGCTAAGGTCCATTACCGACTGCTGGACTGGGGCGGCATATGCCGCCGAGGCGCCTGTCATAGCGACCGCGAGGGATATTGATAGAGTTGCTAATATTTTTTTGGGCACGGCAGAATTCCTCGACTTTCTATATTATTTATTCTGAAGCACTAACGGTTCTGCCAGCACATTGCCAATATTCGTGGTGCTGCTGATATCATAAGCATCCACAACGAACACTTTCAGCTTGTAGTTGCTGCCGCCGGCAACATTGAAGAATGTCGAAACGTCCTGAGCCGCTGAACCGGATGCGCCAACCGCATTGATGCCTACAGGCTTATTGCCGTCCATCAGCATGAAGATAACGACCTTATTCGCAATGTCTGATCCAAGCGGAGTTGGCGCTACATTTACGGATGCCGATACGCCGGCTGTGGTGCTGAACGACTTTTTCGTAACTGTGAATGCGTCACCGAGCTGCAAATCCGGCACGTTATCGATGAGAAGATTCTCATCAGAAAGCGTCTGGGAATTCGCCAGAATGGTCAGTTGGGTCGTATGGTTCCCGTTAGCAGCTTTCAGCGTGTAGGTACCTCTTGGTACTTCGAAATAGTAATGTGCTTTGTCAGCATCCGCAGCCGCAATTAGTCCATAGTTGCCATGCTCCGATTGCTTTTCCTCGCCGAAAGCCGCAGTTAACACGTTACCATTGGCGTCTGTCAAGCTTACCGTTGTACCCCCTGGCTGAGATCCATTTAAGGTTACATCCCCAGTGATGTAGTGTTTGTGCTGCTCGTCTTGCCCTTCTCTCTGCAGATCTGCCTTAAATACCGCTGTGCCGCCTGGAATGTAAGGTACTGTCCAAGATAAGTTGGGATCTGCTCCCCATACAGGCTTATTCTTATCATCCACCCGGTTAGCCTTAAACTCATAAGTTGCGGTTGCTGTCAAATTCAGAGTTGTTTGCCAATGGCCATCGCCCAGATACTTCATAGCTGCACCGGCGGTAGGATTCCAGTTGCCCATTGCTCCAGTGTTGCCCACAAGAGATACCTTTGCATTTGGGTCCTTCTGTGGATCATAGATATTAATCGTGACCCGCTGCTGAGGCAATTCGCCTAGCCTGAGCGTTGTTACAAATGGATCCAGCAGGTTAGTGGGTGTACCATCTGCTTTTACAACGTTCTGCAGACGCAGTAATGTGAAGATGCCATAGTTATAATCATTTACAACATCATAAATCGTCTTGAATCCCTCGGCATTGCCCACCGGCAGCGCGTTCTCGCCTTCCAGTGCAATACCTTTCTCTCTTGCCAATTCCGAGACCTTAGCGATCAGATCCTGAGGTCTGCTATAATTTTCAGGCTCCCCATCCTTTGGCTTGTTCCCCTCATTCGTCATTTCCAGCATGGTAAAAGTGAGATCGACCCCCTTTTCCTGGTACAGGTCAAGCAATCGGGAATAATCATACAGCCCAGCCGCATGTTCAGCAGAATGAGGCGCATCGGGATTGCTGTACTGCCAATGGATTCCCGGAATCTTCGCGCTCAATGGAATTTCGTCATAAGATTTAAGCGCTGTTTGAGCTGCTTCGATAACTTTCGTGAAATGGTTCTCCAGCGTGGACTGATACCAACTCAGAAAGTCCTTACCGTAAGTTGTTGTATCTACCTTCTTGGCATAAAAATCATCGCCATTCGCTGGAGGCTGGACTTCAGTGAAGGATGCGAGATTAGTTCCCCATGCACTGTTAAGTGCTTCAATATCTGTGTATTTCACCTGCATCTTCTTCTGGAAATCGGCAACCGCCGCTCCGGAATAGGCTTGGAACAAGCCGCGCGATGGATACTGCCATTTATCAGCAAAATTATAACTTGGATATCTGAGCTCGCCGGCTGGTCCAAGTCCGATATGGAGTTTTTCAAAAGAAGATTTGAATTCCGTCATGTTCGCAGCAAACGATGCGAAAGCGCCTGCATATAGATCAACTGCCCCGTCGTACCAAGGTGCTATGTATTCATTGTCATAATAGTCCGATTCTGACTTGTACTGCATTTGCTCTTTGTCGTCAAGTTCCCAGACCCATTCAGGAAGCGGATAAAAACAGTCATCCCCTACGTTCCCGCCGCACTGATGGAAGGAGAAGATCGGAGAGATTTTCAATCCGGCTTTCGTGATGTGCCCAAAGAGCTCCTTATAGTAGCTCCAGTCATACTCCCCTTGCTTCTTAGGTTCGAAGTGATGCCACCACATGTCCACCTCTACCCCGTAGACCCCCCTGCTCTTCAAGGTAGCCATCTGTTTATCGAAGGCCGTAAAGTCAGTTACATCCTCCAAATTAAGCATGACAACAATCTTTGTATCGCTGCTTGCGTTAGTAACCGGTGTTGGCAGAATGCTGCCAAAGAACATCATAAAGGTTAATAGGAAGGCCACAATAAACTGAACAGGCCTTAAACGCCGGGTATTTTGAAATAACACTCCATCATCTCCTCATTCATTTCAATTGTCTGACTGATCTAAGAGCAGCCTGCTTACTGGAAGTAATCACACGGCCTAGTGGACGTCATACGATCTACTTCAGCGAACGCAATCGTTTGCATTTATAGGCAGCCCAAATGATAACGCATTCAAAAAAATGATTCTGCTTACTTATCTAACTCGCAATTCCTCTATGGTACTCGTTGAATACGGTTCGCTGTTCCCCCCTTAGACATTATTTGAGCACCCTATTTGTTGGAACAATCACACTGTCTACTGGCTGCAGCTTATCTTCTCCGAGAAAAGTGCAATCGTTTTCATGAATAGGTGGCCTTAGATAAGTCCCTCTTAAAAATAAGCTGATCTGTGTAAACGCATTCAAAACATACAGCATATAGCGTTAGTAGGGACAGGAAAAATCTTCCCCTATGAACCGAATTATATGAAAACTATTTTTCTATGTCAACGAATATTCTTAAGCCGACTTAAATCTATGACTTCTCTCCTTGACATCAGCGTCACGGCGGTAATATGATGACTATGGTCAATAAATGACCAGGGTCACAATAAGTAAGGGGGTGACAGCATGTTAAGAGAAGCGCGTAAGAAAGAATTAAAAGAACAGATTTTTCTACAAGCCCTCCAGCTCTTTAGTGAAAAGGGATTTGAACAGGTTACAGTGCAGGAGATCACATCCAGGTGCGGCATTGGCAAGGGAACCTTCTTCAATTATTTTGCGAGGAAAGAAGATATCTTGCTGTATCTTGGGGAATCCCAGATCGACTTGTTACAGCAGAGTATGGAGAAGCACCGGAATGTGGAGCATCCCAAAGCGCAGATTGCGAACGTGTTATGCGATCTGCTTCACAACTTCTCCACACACAGCGAGCTTATGAGACTGGTTACGATGGAGATTCTGAAGTCGGTACATCTGACGGGCCAAGAATCCGCAAGCGTTCTTCAGTTGCATCAGCAGCTGGCAGGCATGATCGGCAGTGCCAAGGACAGCGGGAAGCTGGACAGCCGCTGGGCACCGGAAGTGATCGCTTCGACGGTTGTCGGAGTGTACTTCCATACCATCCTGTCATCGACACTGCTGGAAGGTCAACATACAACCTTAACCGACGCATTCAGACAACAGCTGGATGTCGTATGGGACGGTATTGATGGTACATAGGAGGCTGAGCTAATCCATGTCACAGACCATTCTGATCATAGGCGGCGGGATCGCAGGTCTATGCGCCGCGGTCACCTTGCAGCATATAGGCATGAAAGTGAAGGTATACGAGAGAAGCCCTGAACCAGCCGCTGTCGGCGCGGGGATCATTATCGCCCCCAATGCTCTGCAAGCACTAGAGCCCTACGGAATATCAAGCGAGATCATTCGTCAAGGCTGTCCAAGCGGCGGCTTCCAGCTGTTATCCGATCGGGGCCGGCCTATCTCGAAGCTTGCTGTACCCCCGGAGTACGGCAGCTTATATTCCCTCCACCGCAAGGACCTGCATCATATTCTATTATCTGCGCTTCCTCCCGGCACTGTTGAATGGGGCAAGTCATTAGTACAGCTTGAGCAGAAAGATACCCACGTACAGGCTGTGTTCCATGACGGCAGTCAAGCGGAAGGTGATCTGGTAGTCGCTGCGGATGGCATTCACTCCAGTATTCGCAAGCAGCTTGTTCCCAAGGACACCTATCGTTATGCCGGCTATACCTGCTGGCGTGGTATCGTACCCGGTGACGGCCTGCCGGGTCTATCCGATCACTTCATTGAGACGTGGGGAACGAAAGGCCGCTTCGGCATTGTCCCGCTTCCCGGCAACCAGGTCTATTGGTATGGACTCATCAATGCCCGCCAAAATGACCCCCGCGTAGCGAAGTATACTTCAGAGGACTTGCATCACCTGTTCAAGGACTATCATGATCCCATACCAGATCTGCTGCTAAGAACGGCACCTCATGACATCATCCATCGGGATATCGTTGATATTACGCCAATGGAGCGCTTTTACTCCGATCGGGTTGTTGTAATCGGCGATGCGGCTCATGCGATTACACCGAATATGGGACAGGGAGCCTGTCAGGCCATTGAGGATGCGCGTACTCTCGCGGAATGCCTTCATGTACAGCCTAATTACCAGCAGGCATTCGCCGATTACGATGCCAGACGCAGACAGAGAATTGAGCACATCTCGAACCAATCCTGGAGAATTGGACAAATGGCTCAATCGCAAAGCATCTTATTCACCCGGATTCGAAATCAACTAATGAGGTATGCCCCCAAGAGCGTAGGCCGAAGCCAAGCCCGGAGCATATACCAGTTCCGTCTCTAACTGGATCCCGAATGACCTGACACCGGGTGCAGTTCAGCTATCGGCTCTCATCGACGAAGAAGGCGCCCAAACCGGGCGCCTTCTTCAATGCATTCATCCTCCACCCTGCCTCTATTTATCATTTCCGTATGAGGATCCAAGCCTGCGGTATGCACAGCCAGAACCCCGAGGCCGGCATGGCCGCGGCTCCAACCACACACAACAGAAGCAGCATCCAGCCCAGAGCCGGGGGCGGTGAAATCTCTCTTTTCCGGACCAGCCAATCCGTTAT contains:
- a CDS encoding acyl-CoA dehydrogenase family protein, with the translated sequence MANLSTECQLTAFEQQLLQSATELVPYLQKFGTMIDEERRIPDEVIQKISDAGLFKLGTPKEYGGHEVSIRAMVEIISEVAKGNGSVGWVVQIINGNNYNASLSLASDVLESIYNQVEEMRFCSVLLARKAVVKKVEGGYLVEEGFWGFGSGSEHATHALLSLKDAKSMQEGRALEEMLAVVPMSEVTIVDDWYTMSLKGSASNSLELKNVFIPDRHVITITHQGDWQPAELAGRDRYKPYSQLILSITTGISAILGLARGAVEYFAQKAPHKGIAMTVHSSQAAVGHIQYKVGLAAMKVESAHLHISRTIDNLERHVQNTAPFSLKESAQVQTDMTYAAMLCWEAVDMLMAESGGSVIADSNRLSQIFRDIRGGSNHALTTASTGLELYGRVLMGVPPQFFPILARSLVLS
- a CDS encoding TetR/AcrR family transcriptional regulator produces the protein MLREARKKELKEQIFLQALQLFSEKGFEQVTVQEITSRCGIGKGTFFNYFARKEDILLYLGESQIDLLQQSMEKHRNVEHPKAQIANVLCDLLHNFSTHSELMRLVTMEILKSVHLTGQESASVLQLHQQLAGMIGSAKDSGKLDSRWAPEVIASTVVGVYFHTILSSTLLEGQHTTLTDAFRQQLDVVWDGIDGT
- a CDS encoding LytTR family DNA-binding domain-containing protein; translation: MKVEVEINEQYTETTITVKAKEWNAELALLMNKLQGKTVKRLIGVEDEQSILLDPGGIDYVYSEHRKVFASIQNQRVELRMKLYEVEEILADEFTRFSKSVIGNLNQIERFELSFNGNLCVYFKSGNKEYVSRGYVSELKKKLIFGGGSDGQ
- a CDS encoding diaminopimelate dehydrogenase codes for the protein MTQPISIGIVGYGNLGRGVEAAIRQNPDLRLEAIFTRRDPQTLESGTQMVSINDIESYKGKIDVLILCGGSATDLPEQGPALAKLFHTVDSFDTHARIPEYYEEVQASARTAGTVSVISTGWDPGLFSLNRLLAEAVLPEGNEFTFWGKGVSQGHSDAIRRVQGVKNGIQYTIPREEAVARVRSGENPELSTRDKHLRECYVVAEEGADREAIAETIRTMPNYFADYETVVHFVSEETLAAEHGTMPHGGHVIRSGRTGEGNTQIIEFGLKLDSNPEFTASVLVAYARAAYRLAQKGESGAYTVFDIPFGLLSPKSPEQLRKELL
- a CDS encoding family 14 glycosylhydrolase; its protein translation is MLFQNTRRLRPVQFIVAFLLTFMMFFGSILPTPVTNASSDTKIVVMLNLEDVTDFTAFDKQMATLKSRGVYGVEVDMWWHHFEPKKQGEYDWSYYKELFGHITKAGLKISPIFSFHQCGGNVGDDCFYPLPEWVWELDDKEQMQYKSESDYYDNEYIAPWYDGAVDLYAGAFASFAANMTEFKSSFEKLHIGLGPAGELRYPSYNFADKWQYPSRGLFQAYSGAAVADFQKKMQVKYTDIEALNSAWGTNLASFTEVQPPANGDDFYAKKVDTTTYGKDFLSWYQSTLENHFTKVIEAAQTALKSYDEIPLSAKIPGIHWQYSNPDAPHSAEHAAGLYDYSRLLDLYQEKGVDLTFTMLEMTNEGNKPKDGEPENYSRPQDLIAKVSELAREKGIALEGENALPVGNAEGFKTIYDVVNDYNYGIFTLLRLQNVVKADGTPTNLLDPFVTTLRLGELPQQRVTINIYDPQKDPNAKVSLVGNTGAMGNWNPTAGAAMKYLGDGHWQTTLNLTATATYEFKANRVDDKNKPVWGADPNLSWTVPYIPGGTAVFKADLQREGQDEQHKHYITGDVTLNGSQPGGTTVSLTDANGNVLTAAFGEEKQSEHGNYGLIAAADADKAHYYFEVPRGTYTLKAANGNHTTQLTILANSQTLSDENLLIDNVPDLQLGDAFTVTKKSFSTTAGVSASVNVAPTPLGSDIANKVVIFMLMDGNKPVGINAVGASGSAAQDVSTFFNVAGGSNYKLKVFVVDAYDISSTTNIGNVLAEPLVLQNK
- a CDS encoding TetR/AcrR family transcriptional regulator C-terminal domain-containing protein, whose translation is MDNTTTEDLRVRRTHKLLYNALLELMEKQPFGNITVKQICDLAMVHRTTFYTHFQDKFDLLSRAMQQIAEEEFKGIADISFSPSDNFRELFSLATKHKKLFSILLAEERDSLRNLLRREMGRGIREYLTKHNSIEENSIDMQIKIEAYIGAVLGVITWWIESNMPIDHEELYEKMNIFSEWKFAD
- a CDS encoding S-layer homology domain-containing protein; this encodes MTGASAAYAAPVQQSVMDLSVQVPASVVQGSSLVISGVSTLSSVSIKVIGPNQLNLFFDVVDVVDGAYQDTITIPANDSKWPAGQYTVVAGQGTNVKTASFNVTAPPSSGGGSGDGGGSTTTPSNPGGSTNPPAVGLNNPMLPAGTVVNDLSSAVTVQPAAAGLSQVVLDSKKAIAGIQSGKENAKAFVISIPEVKESKAVAVSIPADVSKAIVEKGGTEASILVATPFGGYHLPLKALGSSQLDTIVVTVSQVNDEKQNQIREKTVGKGLALLGSPTTFTVELVKADGTRQEIDNFNNIYVQRSIHIGGTIDTSQAVAVKVNEDGSLIPVPTYFTKDATGFSAVINRTSNSTYAVVSGTKSFADIKGHWAEANISKMASHLLVNGITDTKFGPQLNITRAEFTSLVVRALGLSDSTGTTSFKDVKETDWFYKEVGIAVSAGLIKGEGDQFKPGDRITREQMAAIFERALKFAGASVPNSTTTLSFADKNSISAWAAPSISAAVQLGILKGDERGLLHPGAPATRAEGTVMLERMLKVVKFINE
- a CDS encoding Glu/Leu/Phe/Val dehydrogenase, which encodes MSIRENVEQVQETLNPFEIVQKQIDEAASYLNLPKHVTDILKRPKRVLTVNFPVKMDDGSVVVFEGYRSQHNDAVGPGKGGIRFHPDVTLDEVKALSMWMSFKCGVVGLPYGGGKGGVICDPRTMSKGEVERVSRGFMEAIADFIGPDKDIPAPDVYTTPEIMGWMMDTYSRLKGVNTPGIITGKPLILGGSKGRNEATAQGCVYTVLAALKELNISPEGATVAVQGFGNAGRIAARLLAEQGCKVVAVSDSRAGLYQAEGLDLQKVYELKDNAKLADYGQSYLITNEELLELDVDILIPAALENVITGANASNIKARIIAEAANGPTTPEADKILQEKGVLVIPDILANAGGVTVSYFEWVQNLANFYWTEEEVLERLSQRMYASYDEVRALSREHGTDLRTAAFMISIKRISEAMSARGWI